Proteins encoded together in one Pseudomonas arsenicoxydans window:
- a CDS encoding MBL fold metallo-hydrolase, whose product MIGFTTLKRVLLATATLGFAAHAAAASTLTLDVYNPGEKAIFPVTSVLVSGEKDAILVDAQFGKSQAEQVVEKIRASGKQLTTIYISHGDPDYYFGLDTLTAAFPNAKVLASQPTVDHIKKTVDGKLAFWGPKMGADVPAKTIVPGVLKGDSLMLEGQKLQVVGLDGKQPDRTFVWIPSIKAVVGGVVVAENIHVWMADTQTAQSHADWLTTLKAIETLKPNTIVPGHYLGESKRSLAAVQFTADYIKAFDEETAKAKDSAALISAMKKRFPTLGEESSLELSAKVAKGEMKW is encoded by the coding sequence ATGATCGGTTTTACCACCCTTAAACGCGTTTTACTGGCCACCGCCACCCTGGGTTTCGCGGCCCACGCCGCTGCGGCGTCGACCCTGACCCTGGACGTCTACAACCCGGGTGAGAAAGCGATCTTCCCGGTCACCTCGGTGCTGGTCAGCGGCGAGAAAGACGCCATTTTGGTCGATGCGCAGTTCGGCAAGTCCCAGGCCGAACAGGTGGTGGAAAAAATCCGCGCCAGTGGCAAACAACTGACCACCATTTACATCAGCCACGGTGACCCGGATTACTACTTCGGCCTCGACACCCTGACCGCCGCTTTCCCGAACGCCAAAGTGCTTGCTTCGCAGCCGACCGTGGATCACATCAAGAAAACCGTCGACGGCAAACTGGCGTTCTGGGGTCCGAAAATGGGCGCCGACGTGCCTGCCAAGACCATCGTGCCGGGCGTGCTCAAGGGCGACAGCCTGATGCTCGAAGGGCAGAAGTTGCAGGTGGTGGGTCTGGACGGCAAGCAGCCGGATCGCACCTTCGTCTGGATACCGTCGATCAAGGCTGTGGTCGGTGGCGTGGTCGTCGCTGAAAACATTCATGTGTGGATGGCGGACACCCAGACCGCGCAGTCCCACGCCGATTGGTTGACTACGCTGAAGGCCATCGAAACCCTCAAGCCGAACACCATCGTGCCGGGTCACTACCTCGGTGAAAGCAAGCGTTCGCTAGCCGCCGTGCAGTTCACCGCCGATTACATCAAGGCCTTCGACGAAGAAACCGCCAAGGCCAAGGATTCCGCTGCGTTGATCAGCGCGATGAAAAAACGCTTCCCGACACTGGGTGAAGAAAGCTCGCTGGAGCTGAGCGCCAAAGTCGCCAAGGGCGAGATGAAGTGGTAA
- a CDS encoding aldehyde dehydrogenase family protein, translated as MTFPTALDGLYINGQWSAGSEHLRVINPATEALLTTVNGGDERSVELAVTAATDAFADWSKTTGAERGAILRKIAAGVQAGREQLMNLQSSNNGKPLFEAAIDVDDVIATFEYYAGLAEGLDAKQDSNVELPTDDFSARVRREPCGVVGLIVPWNFPMVTTAWKLAPALAAGCCVVLKPSEVTPLPELQLAAIIAEAGLPKGVFNLVCGTGLAVGAPMSADPRIAKISFTGSNAVGVQVMQRAAETVKGVSLELGGKSSLLVLKDADLELAVDVACGGGFFNAGQMCSATSRVLVADELADEFLLRLKARAEAIRVADPFDPDVEMGALVNQAQYQRVLGHIDRGLSAGAKLVCGGNRPANLSRGYFLQPTIFTEVPQGSALWCEEIFGPVICVRSFASEAEAIALANDSQFGLVASVVTRDAEAADRVANALQAGLVWINAPQVIFPQTAWGGYKQSSIGRELGPWGLQAFQEIKHVIRAV; from the coding sequence ATGACGTTCCCAACGGCCCTCGACGGCCTGTACATCAACGGCCAATGGTCGGCGGGCAGCGAACACCTGCGCGTGATCAACCCGGCGACCGAAGCCCTGTTGACCACCGTCAATGGTGGCGATGAGCGCTCTGTCGAACTCGCCGTCACGGCCGCGACCGACGCCTTTGCCGACTGGTCGAAAACCACCGGCGCCGAGCGCGGCGCGATCCTGCGCAAAATTGCCGCCGGCGTTCAGGCCGGCCGCGAACAACTGATGAACTTGCAGTCGAGCAACAACGGCAAGCCGCTGTTCGAAGCCGCCATCGACGTCGATGACGTGATCGCGACCTTCGAGTATTACGCAGGGCTGGCCGAAGGCCTCGATGCCAAACAAGACAGCAATGTCGAGCTGCCTACCGACGACTTCAGCGCCCGCGTGCGGCGTGAACCGTGCGGCGTGGTCGGCCTGATCGTGCCGTGGAATTTTCCGATGGTCACCACGGCGTGGAAACTCGCTCCGGCCCTGGCCGCCGGTTGCTGCGTGGTGCTCAAACCGTCGGAAGTGACGCCGTTACCCGAACTGCAACTGGCGGCCATCATCGCCGAGGCCGGTCTGCCCAAGGGCGTGTTCAACCTGGTCTGCGGCACGGGCCTGGCGGTTGGTGCGCCGATGTCGGCGGACCCGCGCATCGCCAAGATTTCCTTTACCGGTAGCAATGCGGTCGGCGTACAGGTTATGCAGCGCGCGGCTGAAACCGTGAAAGGCGTGAGCCTGGAACTGGGCGGTAAATCCTCGCTGCTGGTGCTCAAGGACGCTGACCTAGAACTGGCCGTGGACGTGGCCTGCGGCGGCGGTTTCTTCAACGCCGGGCAAATGTGCTCCGCCACCAGCCGCGTGCTGGTCGCCGATGAACTGGCGGATGAATTCCTCCTGCGCCTCAAAGCCCGCGCTGAAGCCATTCGCGTCGCCGACCCGTTCGACCCGGACGTGGAAATGGGCGCGCTGGTCAATCAGGCGCAATACCAGCGTGTGCTCGGTCACATCGATCGTGGTTTGAGCGCCGGCGCCAAGCTGGTGTGCGGCGGCAATCGCCCCGCAAACCTGTCGCGCGGTTATTTTTTGCAGCCGACGATCTTCACCGAAGTGCCCCAGGGCAGTGCGTTGTGGTGTGAAGAGATTTTCGGTCCGGTGATCTGCGTGCGCAGTTTTGCCTCTGAAGCCGAGGCAATTGCCCTGGCCAACGACAGCCAGTTCGGTCTGGTCGCCAGCGTGGTGACCCGTGACGCCGAAGCGGCGGATCGGGTCGCCAATGCTTTGCAGGCGGGGCTGGTGTGGATCAACGCGCCGCAAGTGATCTTTCCGCAGACCGCCTGGGGCGGCTACAAGCAGAGCAGTATCGGCCGCGAATTGGGGCCGTGGGGCTTGCAGGCTTTCCAGGAAATCAAACACGTGATTCGTGCCGTCTGA
- a CDS encoding 5-guanidino-2-oxopentanoate decarboxylase: MATCGEVLVKLLEDYGVEQVFGIPGVHTVELYRGLARSSINHVTPRHEQGAGFMADGYARTSGKPGVCFIITGPGMTNITTAMGQAYADSIPMLVISSVQSRSQLGGGRGKLHELPNQSALVGGVAAFSHTLMSAAELPGVLARAFALFQAGRPRPVHIEIPLDVLVEEADDLLASVPVNIDRAGAAPSAVARMTALLAGAKRPLILAGGGAIDAAAELTELAELLDAPVALTINAKGMLESSHPLLIGSTQSLVATRALVAEADVVLAIGTELAETDYDVTFAGGFEIPGVLLRVDIDPDQTVRNYPPKVALVADSRNAAQALLSELSHHSLAERRNDWGQVRAARLREDLAATWDAPTLAQTRFLETVLHELPDAVFVGDSTQPVYTGNLTFNPERPRRWFNSSTGYGTLGYALPAAIGAWLGGSVEGGSRPPVVCLIGDGGLQFTLPELASAVEARTPVIVLLWNNQGYEEIKKYMVNRAIEPVGVDIYTPDFIGVAKALGCAAEAVNSVEKLRSALRHAADRQGPTLIEIDQTQWMKAVSK, encoded by the coding sequence ATGGCGACGTGCGGCGAAGTATTGGTCAAGTTACTCGAAGATTACGGGGTCGAGCAGGTGTTCGGCATTCCCGGGGTTCATACCGTGGAGCTGTATCGCGGCCTGGCCCGTTCGAGCATCAACCACGTCACTCCGCGTCACGAACAGGGCGCTGGTTTCATGGCCGACGGTTATGCACGCACCAGCGGCAAACCGGGCGTGTGCTTCATCATCACCGGCCCGGGCATGACCAACATCACCACCGCGATGGGCCAGGCTTACGCCGACTCGATCCCGATGCTGGTGATCTCCAGCGTGCAATCGCGCAGCCAGTTGGGTGGCGGTCGCGGCAAGCTGCACGAGCTGCCGAACCAGAGCGCCCTGGTGGGCGGCGTGGCGGCGTTCTCCCACACCCTGATGTCGGCAGCTGAATTGCCAGGCGTGCTGGCCCGCGCGTTTGCGCTGTTCCAGGCCGGTCGTCCGCGTCCAGTGCACATCGAGATTCCGTTGGACGTGCTGGTCGAAGAAGCCGATGACTTGCTCGCCAGCGTTCCGGTGAACATCGACCGTGCCGGTGCCGCGCCGAGCGCCGTTGCCCGCATGACCGCGCTGCTGGCCGGCGCCAAGCGTCCGTTGATTCTGGCCGGTGGTGGCGCTATCGACGCTGCTGCCGAGCTGACTGAACTGGCTGAGCTGCTGGACGCGCCAGTGGCCCTGACCATTAATGCCAAAGGCATGCTCGAATCCAGTCACCCGTTGCTGATCGGCTCGACCCAAAGCCTGGTCGCGACCCGTGCCCTGGTGGCCGAGGCCGACGTGGTGCTGGCCATCGGCACTGAGCTTGCCGAGACCGATTATGACGTGACCTTCGCCGGCGGCTTCGAGATTCCTGGCGTGCTGCTGCGGGTGGACATCGACCCTGACCAGACCGTGCGCAACTACCCGCCGAAAGTCGCCCTGGTGGCCGACTCGCGCAACGCCGCCCAGGCCTTGCTCAGCGAGCTGTCCCATCACTCGCTGGCCGAGCGCCGCAACGATTGGGGCCAGGTCCGCGCCGCACGTCTGCGCGAAGACCTCGCCGCCACGTGGGATGCCCCGACCCTGGCCCAGACCCGTTTCCTGGAAACCGTGCTGCACGAACTGCCAGACGCGGTCTTCGTCGGCGATTCGACCCAACCGGTCTACACCGGCAACCTGACATTCAACCCGGAACGCCCGCGTCGCTGGTTCAACTCGTCCACCGGTTACGGCACCCTCGGTTATGCCTTGCCGGCGGCGATTGGCGCCTGGCTCGGTGGCAGCGTCGAGGGCGGTTCGCGTCCTCCAGTGGTGTGCCTGATCGGTGACGGCGGCCTGCAATTCACCTTGCCGGAACTGGCCAGCGCCGTTGAAGCGCGCACCCCGGTGATCGTGCTGCTGTGGAATAACCAGGGTTACGAAGAGATCAAGAAATACATGGTCAACCGCGCCATCGAGCCGGTGGGCGTGGACATCTACACCCCGGACTTCATCGGTGTCGCCAAGGCGCTGGGCTGTGCAGCCGAAGCGGTCAACAGTGTCGAGAAACTGCGCAGCGCATTGCGCCACGCCGCTGATCGTCAGGGCCCGACCCTGATTGAAATCGATCAGACCCAGTGGATGAAGGCGGTGTCGAAATGA
- a CDS encoding LysR family transcriptional regulator — protein sequence MDRLQAMRVFVTVVDLGSQSAAADHLDLSRPVVSRYLAELEDWVGARLMHRTTRKLSLTAAGSEILPRCRQMLDLSTDMQAAVSEPDEAPRGLLRISVSTSFGQAQLAEAMAAYVQRYPGVSIDLQMLDRTVNLVDERIDLAIRTSNDLDPNLIARRLTVCRSVICASPAYLSQHPTPHRVEDLSQHNCLTHSYFGKSLWHFDQDGEPVSVPVQGNISANEASTLLRLTLAGAGVAMLPTYQAGVNIHNGELVRLLPDAEPRQMNIYAVYASRKHMPAALRSLLDFLVLRFPQEPEWDVGL from the coding sequence ATGGATCGTCTTCAAGCAATGCGCGTGTTCGTCACGGTGGTTGACCTGGGCAGCCAGTCGGCCGCCGCCGATCATCTGGACCTGTCACGGCCGGTCGTGTCGCGTTATCTGGCTGAGTTGGAAGATTGGGTCGGCGCACGCCTGATGCACCGCACCACGCGCAAATTGAGCCTGACCGCTGCCGGCAGCGAAATCCTGCCGCGCTGCCGGCAGATGCTCGACCTGTCCACGGACATGCAAGCCGCTGTCAGCGAGCCGGATGAAGCGCCACGCGGCCTGTTGCGGATCAGCGTCAGCACCTCGTTCGGCCAGGCACAACTGGCAGAGGCGATGGCGGCGTATGTCCAACGCTACCCCGGCGTCAGCATCGACCTGCAGATGCTCGACCGCACCGTGAACCTGGTGGATGAACGCATCGACCTGGCCATACGCACCAGCAACGACCTGGACCCGAACCTGATCGCCCGGCGGTTGACGGTCTGCCGCTCGGTGATCTGCGCCTCCCCCGCTTACCTGAGCCAACACCCGACGCCGCACCGGGTCGAGGACTTGAGTCAGCACAACTGCCTGACGCACTCCTACTTCGGCAAAAGCCTCTGGCACTTCGATCAGGATGGCGAACCGGTGTCGGTGCCCGTGCAAGGCAACATCAGCGCCAACGAAGCCAGCACGCTGTTGCGCCTCACCCTCGCAGGAGCGGGCGTGGCGATGCTGCCGACTTATCAGGCCGGTGTGAATATCCACAACGGCGAACTGGTGCGACTGCTGCCCGATGCCGAGCCACGACAGATGAACATTTACGCGGTGTACGCCTCACGCAAGCACATGCCGGCGGCGCTGCGCAGCCTGCTGGATTTTCTGGTGCTCAGATTTCCGCAAGAACCGGAGTGGGATGTGGGACTTTGA
- a CDS encoding LysR substrate-binding domain-containing protein: MKRLPPLPALHTFLITAQCCNFTRAAEQLYITQGAVSRQIAGLEEHLGYELFIRQARGLTMTAEGREWLPRVQQIFGLIDEAVEQIGKKRETLQLKAPTCVMRWLLPRLLQWQRERPDVPVELTTTVKHGVDFHREQFDAAVVYGVPPDTSLDSHRLFDEQLTPVCSKPLLEGPVPLQKPEDLEQHMLLHPTRDERDWKAWLTSANVRLSNVGKGQHFETLDLAMSMASQGTGVAIGDWSLIGDDLSAGRLVMPFELKVKTGLAYYLVFPDKPGPSPKLRELMGWLVEQAQAR, encoded by the coding sequence ATGAAACGATTGCCTCCCTTGCCGGCGCTGCACACTTTTCTGATCACCGCGCAGTGCTGCAACTTCACGCGCGCCGCCGAACAGCTGTACATCACCCAAGGCGCAGTGAGTCGGCAGATCGCCGGGCTGGAAGAACATCTGGGTTATGAGCTGTTCATTCGCCAGGCCCGGGGCCTGACCATGACCGCCGAAGGACGCGAGTGGTTGCCACGGGTGCAGCAGATTTTCGGGCTGATCGACGAGGCGGTGGAGCAGATCGGCAAGAAGCGCGAAACCCTGCAACTCAAAGCCCCGACGTGCGTGATGCGCTGGCTGCTGCCGCGTCTGTTGCAGTGGCAGCGGGAGCGTCCGGACGTGCCGGTGGAATTGACCACCACGGTCAAGCACGGCGTGGACTTTCATCGCGAGCAGTTCGATGCGGCGGTGGTGTATGGCGTGCCGCCGGATACCTCACTGGACTCCCATCGGCTGTTTGATGAACAACTGACACCGGTCTGTTCCAAGCCGCTGCTCGAAGGTCCGGTGCCGCTGCAAAAGCCCGAGGATCTGGAACAACACATGCTGCTGCACCCGACTCGCGATGAACGGGACTGGAAGGCCTGGCTGACCAGCGCGAATGTTCGCTTGAGCAATGTCGGCAAGGGTCAGCACTTCGAAACGCTGGACCTGGCGATGTCGATGGCGTCCCAAGGGACGGGCGTGGCGATTGGGGATTGGTCGTTGATTGGCGATGACCTGAGCGCCGGGCGGCTGGTCATGCCGTTTGAATTGAAAGTGAAAACGGGGTTGGCGTACTACCTGGTATTCCCCGACAAACCTGGACCTTCGCCGAAATTGCGCGAATTAATGGGGTGGTTGGTGGAGCAGGCTCAGGCGCGGTGA
- a CDS encoding helix-turn-helix domain-containing protein — protein MNKPDLPSIPVFKLYGESLDWPTPDLLHCETISKRSREHQWEIKPHRHADLCQFLFVFKGQAELEIEGKRTQLTEPTVLVLPPLSVHGYRFSEDVEGFVVTLAAPLVAHLQAQLGSSVSTLTQAESYPAGKDSDYLNSLFSALQEEYTGHQPAREMLMHSLVSVIMVWVSRQVISRRNASQRPQRAREYLNGFIQLVEETYRQHVKVEDLAHRLGISVSHLNGTCRELAGQPALQIMHERQLLEAKRLLTYTSMTIYEMSDVLGFSDPTNFTRLFRRRVGISPKAFRDRLKADQDNEA, from the coding sequence ATGAACAAGCCTGACCTGCCTTCGATTCCAGTGTTCAAGCTCTACGGTGAAAGCCTGGACTGGCCGACCCCCGACTTGCTGCACTGTGAAACCATTTCCAAACGTAGCCGCGAACATCAATGGGAAATCAAACCCCATCGTCACGCCGATTTGTGTCAGTTTCTCTTCGTTTTCAAAGGTCAGGCAGAGCTTGAAATCGAAGGCAAACGCACGCAGTTGACTGAGCCGACCGTTCTGGTTTTGCCGCCTTTATCGGTACACGGTTATCGTTTTTCCGAAGACGTCGAAGGGTTTGTGGTGACGCTGGCCGCACCGCTGGTGGCCCATCTTCAGGCGCAATTGGGCAGCTCGGTGAGCACGCTCACCCAAGCCGAAAGTTATCCGGCGGGCAAGGACAGCGATTACCTCAACAGCCTGTTTTCGGCGCTGCAAGAGGAGTACACCGGTCACCAACCGGCACGCGAGATGCTGATGCATTCGCTGGTCAGCGTGATCATGGTCTGGGTCAGCCGCCAGGTGATTTCGCGTCGCAACGCCAGCCAGCGTCCGCAACGGGCCCGGGAATACCTCAACGGCTTTATTCAACTGGTGGAAGAAACCTACCGCCAGCACGTCAAGGTCGAGGACCTGGCGCATCGGCTGGGGATTTCCGTGTCCCACCTCAACGGCACCTGCCGAGAGCTGGCGGGGCAACCGGCTTTGCAGATCATGCACGAGCGGCAATTGCTGGAGGCCAAGCGTTTGCTGACCTACACCAGCATGACTATTTACGAAATGTCCGACGTGTTGGGGTTTTCCGATCCGACCAACTTCACCCGTCTGTTCCGACGTCGAGTGGGGATCTCGCCCAAGGCGTTTCGCGACCGCTTGAAGGCCGATCAGGACAACGAGGCCTGA
- a CDS encoding NAD(P)-dependent oxidoreductase, whose protein sequence is MSKIAIIGATGRAGSQLLEEALRRGHSVTAIARDTSKIALRAGVVTRNVDALDAQALQAAIAGHDVVISAAHFATLPASAVIGPVKKAGVKRLLVVGGAGSLLLPDGTRVIDSKGFPAEYKAEASAGGQFLQHLREEKDLDWTFLSPSAEFVEGERTGTFRIGQDDLLVSSAGRSWITFADFAIAMLDEVETPKHSRQRFTVGY, encoded by the coding sequence ATGAGCAAGATCGCAATCATCGGTGCCACCGGTCGCGCCGGTAGCCAACTGCTGGAAGAAGCCCTGCGTCGCGGTCACAGCGTCACTGCCATTGCCCGCGACACCTCGAAGATCGCCCTGCGTGCCGGGGTGGTCACCCGGAATGTCGACGCGCTTGATGCCCAAGCCTTGCAAGCGGCCATCGCGGGCCATGACGTGGTGATCAGTGCCGCGCACTTTGCAACCTTGCCTGCCAGCGCCGTTATCGGCCCGGTGAAAAAAGCCGGGGTGAAACGTCTGCTGGTGGTCGGCGGTGCCGGTTCGTTGTTGTTGCCGGACGGCACTCGCGTCATCGACAGCAAGGGCTTCCCGGCGGAGTACAAGGCTGAGGCCAGTGCCGGTGGGCAATTCCTGCAACACCTGCGTGAAGAAAAAGACCTGGACTGGACCTTCCTGTCGCCGTCAGCGGAGTTTGTCGAAGGTGAGCGCACCGGGACGTTCCGGATCGGCCAGGATGATTTGCTGGTGAGCAGTGCAGGGCGCAGCTGGATCACGTTTGCCGATTTTGCGATTGCGATGCTCGATGAGGTGGAAACACCGAAGCATTCACGTCAGCGGTTCACCGTCGGGTACTGA